The DNA window AGAATAAGCTGAATTAAATGTTTCATTGTCTTATATGATTATGTTCTTATGCTTTAAATATAGAGTGTTCATGTGCAAGCGATATGAAacagttataaaaaaaagacatttgattgaagaagaggaagaagatgattctaATGCATCAGTTTCCATATCAAAATCAAAGGAACAGAATCTGACTTAGAGATTTGACGGGcacataaaaaaactaaaacacCAAAGGACACTGATCAAATTTTAAAGTACAGAGCTGTTAGAAAGCAGCCCCGGGTACAAGTAAGGATGTGGATACCCCAGTGCAAACAAAAACACCACAGTTGAAACAACCAAGTAAGAAACCTTCTTTAAACAAAGTGAACACTAGGACAAAGGTGGATGCACAAACTAGCTACAATGCCCCTGCACTTGTAAACGATAATGTGGCGTCTACGGGGTCTAACCCTAACGGTAATAAGAAGGCCAACAAACTGCGTAAAGACAACGCTAGACTGACACAAACCGTCTTGAACCAAATTAAAGACAGGTTTATACATGCCAATGATATGACCCAAACAGGAAATAGAGTTGTGAGCATTTCAGATAAATTGTGATCTCCTAATTGTTGAGTTTTTAACTGAAAGAGAATGAAGTACTGAATTCTGTGGAGAGTGCTAGCCATAGACTACCATTGTCTCTTAGATCTAATTCTTCTTTGAACTGCATCACACGTGACTGTAATCTGCAATCTTtggtaataaaaaaatgtgaaattgaTGGAGAAAATGAAAAGAGTGCAAGGACGATTGTTTAAAACCCTTGTCGTCTTGGTTGTAGATAGAAGGAAAAGAAGTCGAAGGCCATCTTTGATCCTTCACTGCCGTTTCACACTGACTGGGACAAGAACGGACTCAGACCATGGATGACTTCGTCAAGATCAAAACTAACTCTATGTCTATAGCCAAGGTTGTTCGGACGATTACTTTAATCACAAACTAAgactctcaaatatatatccTGATCAACTCGAACAGGCGAAGGAAGGAAAACATCAAGGATGCCTACCTAATCATCTAAAGCAATGactcaattatttttcatttccgattatcaaaatatcaaacagaaACTACCTGTATTTAAGTAAAAAGAGTTTTACCTAagatattttagattatatccaaaaatttattaattattcaaatatcaaGAGTTTTACCTAAGATATTTTAGAACAAATGTCTTATTTCGATTCTCACATTCTCAATACAAATATATGTAGGGATATGACTTTTGAATGTTAAGAGTAGTGctaatctattaaaataaaagttcaaaagtttattaattgtttctcttatagataaattatttctGAATAAGGTTAATTccaaaagttcaaaataaaagtTCCAAAGTCCCTTCATTTTTGTTACTTAGGTGGGATGCACAAACAAAGTGAGATCTGGTATCATTTGGCCATTTAATAGACACAGAGGTATAAGGCTAATACAATCAAATTCCATACTAATAAGAAGAAATAACCATGTTAAAATCAAAAGGCAAGTACATGTGCAACAACATATTActatcaaaatcaaacaaataataaataaacactcACTTTGTCaatcttaaaaagaaaacaGAACTATCTTAGAAGAGAAACATACTAAGTCTTCTGCAGATTCATTAATTGAACAAAGAGAGCTATGAAACTAAAAAAGAGCATGAGAGAAAGTCTAATATGATGGTGGTTCAATGGAGTAAAGCCATAGAATTCACCATTAACTCACCTCTATTGGTTAGCGGCAAGGAAATAATAAGCTTGCCAAACAAGGGTTGTTGATTCCGGTACAATTTCGTTGCCACTAATCGCACACCACTTGTCATTGGTTGCATCGGTTAGTGACCATCTAATCTCATCAGGCACATTTACCTGATCAAAGCTCCATCCATCGGAACTTTCTGTATTTGATGACGCTGATGTCTCCCCCTTTTGGCTTTTAGTACTGCTGCTCAAAGGGGTCTGTTTTATGTAAAACtataaattaagaaaagttaaaacaaaaaactgagatatttatatttttttagcttACATTTTCTGCAGTGTCCGCCGGTCGTTTTAGCATACCCGTCTCAAGGTAATGCTGCACTTCTTTTTTCGACCTTAATCGACGGTTTGAAGCAGGGTCGATGTAGTACTGCAGAAAAGTCACCTATTAGTTATTTAAGCAACAACATTTGTTTGTTTCCAAAAATCTGGTTTAACTTGCAAAATTAATAGATTGAGTGCTTTTTTATCTTCATGGTTAACATAATGAAACAGTTTCGTTAAGGATTTGAATCATTAACCCTATATACTTAAATGTCTTTTCATTTCACTGTTCaatacattttatcaaatcactATATATTTCCCAATTTGTGGAGAATTAAAGTTCTTTTTTCAGATGCATGAAATTCTTTTCTAAGAAGGAAGTGAGGTCCAATACATTTTTGAAAACAGAGTACTTGATAGTTAACTGTttcaaaatattagatatatgtGGAGCTTCCATTGCATAAATTACATTCCAGGAATGTGAGACTTAAGCATTGCTTATCATTGGAATAAAAAGTCAATAACAGTTCAGCATCATCTCGAAAACATTATACATTGTGAAAGCAAGAACAGTGTAGTGTGATTCTCTCCTCAGTTCTTGTTAATCCAAatctaataattctaaaatctaaatatttttcaatctgAAAACCTAACACTGGTAAGAACTCCAAAACAGACAACATGCAagaatgtttgataaaattgacaGAGCAAATGAAATCAGAATAAAGGCGACTAATTTGTTGATTTAGTACTTGATAGTTAACAGTTTCAGAAGATTAGATATAAGCAGAGCTTTGATTGCAAAGATTATATTCCAGGAAAGTGAGCCTTAAGCATTGTTTATCACTGGAATAACAAGCCAATAACAGATCAGCATCATCTCGAAAACCTAATACATTGTGAAAGCAAGAACAGTGTATTGTGATTCTCTCCTCAGTTCTTTCTTGttaatctaaatctaataactctaaaatctaaatatttttcaatctcAAAACCCAACACTGGCAAAAACTCAAAAACAGACAACATGCAACAATGAAATCAGAATCTGAAGTgagcaagaaaatgagttaCCCTATCATACGTCCCTGCAGAGACACCGGAGTTTCGGATTCTGAAATCAAATCCCCATCCTTCCGGCAGCCAATCCGGCCTCTCCGGCGCAGAGACAGGTTTGAAAGGGCGCTTCGATTGTGCGGAGGATGGTTCAGCTTCATGCACATCGCCGTTTCGCGCTGGGTGGTCATCTTTGAAAGTTGGCTCAATGAAACTGCCAGATTTGAGAAGAGGGTCCTCCTGAATAGGGTCGCCGCCGTCGGAATCTGGACTGTCGGACATAGGTCGGTTCGGAGAGTTCGAAGGAAGGGTTGGATCCGACATGGGGATTCTGGATTGAGAATTGGGGATATGTGAAATGAAGTAGATAGCTTAGAGGCCAGAGCAGAGCAGAGCAGTCTGGTCCTTATTATATATAGGCTACTTTGTTTTTAAGCTTTtcctttataataatttatgccaccaaagtatatataattttgtcataaaattaataaataataaagttcattttatatttataaatttataaaactaaaataatttatagattataaaatctttaaagagtaaattataattataaaaatttaacccctccaaataatttaatctcTTTTAAAATTGTACTTCACATTTTAACTGTTTTAACGgtattaaattatgtatataaaaaataaaaaataatacacacGTGTCTAATTCAAATAACTGTTTTAACAGtctttaaatttgattattaaaaacaaaaattaaaaataaataaaattaaagcgtttataatttaaataaactaattattataatacaatttattattatatataatatataataataaattatatatatatatatatattataattatgaatttattattatatataattaagtctaaattagtctaaaaataaattatattaaaaaaatattataattaaaaaaaattgaataattaatcatttatttttaaatctataaatataaattcgctttatatttataaaattaaaataatttataaattataaaatttagaaagagtaaattataataa is part of the Impatiens glandulifera chromosome 1, dImpGla2.1, whole genome shotgun sequence genome and encodes:
- the LOC124922689 gene encoding methyl-CpG-binding domain-containing protein 5-like, producing MSDPTLPSNSPNRPMSDSPDSDGGDPIQEDPLLKSGSFIEPTFKDDHPARNGDVHEAEPSSAQSKRPFKPVSAPERPDWLPEGWGFDFRIRNSGVSAGTYDRYYIDPASNRRLRSKKEVQHYLETGMLKRPADTAENTPLSSSTKSQKGETSASSNTESSDGWSFDQVNVPDEIRWSLTDATNDKWCAISGNEIVPESTTLVWQAYYFLAANQ